A genome region from Deinococcus depolymerans includes the following:
- a CDS encoding M28 family metallopeptidase codes for MPGPLRPLPTRPPVPAWKVLLPVLLTGGVGWGAWHAASRPVNPPAQPGAPRISAAQDWETLRGFGPRQTGSEGLSRSLDWAQAQFEALGYRVTRQALPDRVPMPVQREASVQVSGPGGPQTLNGEALLGVQTAGQTGTLVRLPPGVTDAQLEGLLGRLAVTTCPDGPWRDLADRALNAGLLGLVIVNDCPQPPAYSPLANVALPVLSVTPGVGRALLTQLGREVTFTTTVRTQDAPAWNLIAARVDAAPEVLFGAHLDSVPGSPGANDNASGVLAVLHAARQATGTPLAGRAWFVLFGAEEQGLLGSRAFVRAHSYPLRDTRAMLNFDMVGVNAESLGIDAHPELLSLARRARPDLRVFRDAPATTRETFGRSSPVTGRSDTLPFKLIGVRTAFLHRGEDRHYHRASDTTLTPALAEDAATLGVQIARAALAAPWTPREPCGITGRNCR; via the coding sequence ATGCCCGGACCGCTGCGCCCACTGCCCACCCGCCCCCCGGTGCCCGCCTGGAAGGTGCTGCTGCCCGTCCTGCTGACCGGGGGGGTGGGCTGGGGCGCGTGGCACGCCGCGTCCCGGCCGGTCAACCCGCCCGCGCAGCCCGGCGCGCCGCGCATCAGCGCCGCGCAGGACTGGGAGACCCTGCGCGGCTTCGGGCCGCGCCAGACCGGCAGCGAGGGCCTGTCCCGCAGCCTGGACTGGGCGCAGGCGCAGTTCGAGGCGCTCGGGTACCGCGTGACCCGGCAGGCCCTCCCGGACCGCGTGCCCATGCCGGTGCAGCGGGAGGCGTCCGTGCAGGTCAGCGGCCCCGGCGGCCCGCAGACCCTGAACGGCGAGGCCCTGCTGGGCGTGCAGACGGCCGGGCAGACCGGCACGCTGGTGCGCCTGCCGCCCGGCGTGACCGACGCGCAACTGGAGGGCCTGCTGGGCAGACTGGCCGTCACGACCTGCCCGGACGGCCCGTGGCGGGACCTGGCCGACCGCGCGCTGAACGCCGGACTGCTGGGACTGGTCATCGTGAACGACTGCCCGCAGCCGCCCGCGTACAGCCCGCTGGCGAACGTGGCGCTGCCGGTCCTGAGCGTCACGCCCGGGGTGGGCCGCGCCCTGCTGACCCAGCTCGGGCGTGAGGTCACGTTCACCACCACCGTCCGCACGCAGGACGCGCCCGCCTGGAACCTGATCGCGGCCCGCGTGGACGCCGCGCCGGAGGTGCTGTTCGGCGCACACCTGGACAGCGTGCCCGGCAGTCCCGGCGCGAACGACAACGCCAGCGGCGTGCTGGCCGTGCTGCACGCCGCCCGGCAGGCGACCGGTACGCCACTGGCGGGCCGCGCGTGGTTCGTGCTGTTCGGCGCCGAGGAACAGGGCCTGCTGGGCAGCCGCGCCTTCGTGCGCGCCCACTCTTACCCGCTGCGGGACACGCGGGCCATGCTGAACTTCGACATGGTCGGCGTGAATGCCGAATCCCTGGGCATCGACGCGCACCCGGAGCTGCTCTCACTGGCCCGCCGCGCCCGCCCGGACCTGCGTGTCTTCCGGGACGCGCCGGCCACCACCCGCGAGACCTTCGGGCGGTCCTCGCCCGTCACGGGCCGCAGCGACACCCTGCCGTTCAAGTTGATCGGCGTGCGCACCGCCTTCCTGCACCGGGGCGAGGACCGCCACTACCACCGCGCCAGCGACACCACCCTGACCCCCGCCCTGGCCGAGGACGCCGCCACGCTGGGCGTGCAGATCGCCCGGGCGGCGCTGGCCGCCCCCTGGACGCCCCGGGAACCGTGCGGCATCACGGGCCGCAACTGCCGCTGA
- the lepA gene encoding translation elongation factor 4: protein MNVRNFSIIAHVDHGKSTLADRIMERLGAMTERDKRDQTLDTLELERERGITIKSTPVRLEYTRPTQEDGTGGETYTFNLIDTPGHVDFNYEVSRSLAACEGVLLLVDASQGVEAQTIVNAYLAIDNNLEIVPVINKIDLPAADPEGAAQELEEVIGIPAEDAVFASGKSGIGITEILDAIVDRIPAPSGDPEAPLKALIFDSFFDAYQGVILFVRVLEGTLTPKDQIRLMNAGKNFEVDKVGTFSPGLVVGDSLPAGSVGWVAAGIKDIQDAQVGDTLTGRERQTPEAFPGFKPAQPVVFSGLYPTDTEDYRKLRDALEKLKLNDAAFSFEPETSEALGFGFRCGFLGLLHAEIIQERLEREYDLDLIATAPAVVYRVTLTNGSVFETQNPAEFPTRDRIELVEEPYIKLSIMLPEEHVGPVMQLLQERRGSMITMNYVGKRVELLYEVPFAEILYDFHDRLKSISRGYASMDYEQLGYREGDLRKVDIMVNNEVIDALAVIVHETKTYSLGRKIVDKMAEVIPRQMFPVPVQAVIGAKIIARATVKAFRKDVLAKCYGGDISRKKKLLNKQKKGRARMKQFGTVEVPQEAFLAVLSTDE, encoded by the coding sequence GTGAACGTCAGGAACTTCTCCATCATCGCCCATGTGGACCACGGGAAATCGACCCTCGCGGACCGCATCATGGAGCGTCTGGGCGCGATGACCGAGCGCGACAAGCGCGACCAGACCCTCGATACGCTCGAACTTGAACGCGAGCGCGGCATCACCATCAAATCCACGCCCGTCCGCCTCGAGTACACCCGTCCCACGCAGGAGGACGGCACCGGCGGCGAGACGTACACCTTCAACCTGATCGACACGCCCGGCCACGTGGACTTCAACTACGAGGTCTCCCGGTCCCTGGCAGCGTGCGAGGGCGTGCTGCTGCTCGTGGACGCCTCACAGGGCGTTGAGGCGCAGACCATCGTGAACGCGTACCTCGCCATCGACAACAACCTGGAGATCGTGCCGGTCATCAACAAGATCGACCTACCGGCCGCCGACCCGGAAGGCGCGGCGCAGGAACTCGAGGAGGTCATCGGCATTCCCGCCGAGGACGCCGTGTTCGCGTCCGGCAAGTCGGGAATCGGCATCACCGAGATCCTGGACGCCATCGTGGACCGCATCCCCGCGCCCAGCGGCGACCCCGAGGCCCCGCTGAAGGCCCTGATCTTCGACTCGTTCTTCGACGCGTACCAGGGCGTGATCCTGTTCGTGCGCGTGCTGGAAGGCACCCTGACCCCCAAGGATCAGATCCGCCTGATGAACGCCGGCAAGAACTTCGAGGTGGACAAGGTCGGCACCTTCAGCCCCGGACTGGTCGTCGGGGATTCCCTCCCGGCCGGTTCGGTCGGCTGGGTCGCCGCCGGCATCAAGGACATCCAGGACGCCCAGGTCGGGGACACCCTGACGGGCCGCGAACGGCAGACACCCGAGGCGTTCCCCGGCTTCAAACCCGCGCAGCCCGTGGTGTTCTCGGGTCTGTACCCGACCGACACCGAGGACTACCGCAAGCTGCGGGACGCGCTGGAGAAACTGAAACTGAACGACGCGGCGTTCTCCTTCGAACCCGAGACCAGCGAGGCGCTGGGATTCGGCTTCCGCTGCGGCTTCCTGGGTCTGCTGCACGCTGAGATCATCCAGGAGCGCCTGGAACGCGAGTACGACCTGGACCTGATCGCCACCGCGCCCGCCGTGGTGTACCGCGTGACCCTCACGAACGGCAGCGTGTTCGAGACGCAGAACCCGGCCGAGTTCCCCACCCGCGACCGCATCGAACTCGTCGAGGAACCGTACATCAAGCTCAGCATCATGCTGCCCGAGGAGCACGTCGGGCCGGTCATGCAGCTGCTACAGGAACGCCGTGGGTCCATGATCACCATGAACTACGTCGGCAAGCGCGTGGAACTGCTGTACGAGGTGCCGTTCGCGGAGATCCTGTACGACTTCCACGACCGCCTCAAGAGCATCAGCCGCGGGTACGCCAGCATGGACTACGAACAGCTCGGGTACCGCGAGGGCGACCTGCGCAAGGTCGACATCATGGTGAACAACGAGGTCATCGACGCGCTCGCCGTGATCGTGCACGAAACCAAGACGTACAGCCTGGGCCGCAAGATCGTGGACAAGATGGCGGAAGTCATCCCCCGCCAGATGTTCCCGGTGCCCGTGCAGGCCGTGATCGGCGCGAAGATCATCGCGCGCGCCACCGTGAAGGCCTTCCGCAAGGACGTGCTCGCCAAGTGCTACGGCGGCGACATCAGCCGCAAGAAGAAACTGCTGAACAAGCAGAAGAAAGGCCGCGCCCGCATGAAGCAGTTCGGGACGGTCGAGGTGCCGCAGGAAGCGTTCCTGGCGGTCCTCAGCACCGACGAGTAA